One Ancylobacter novellus DSM 506 genomic window, TGTTCTTCCTATAGACCTCGCCCAGTTCGGTCTGTCGGGCTTTGACGGCTTCCCACAACGCGTCGTCGATGATGCGAAGCTCCGGGACCTCCTTGCGCACCCAGGAGCTCTGCGGGTTCATTCGCATCACCCGTGATCCGGTGGCGGGATCCTTGAGGCGACGCTGCCGGTTCCAGCGGATGATCCCGATATAGAGCTCGCAGTTGAGGATGCCGGAGCCGACGGCGCGATTGCCGCGGATGGTGGTGTCGGACCAGCGCCCGCCGGTGGGGCCGGGTATGCCCTTCCGGTTCAAGTCGGCGGCGATGCGCTGCGGGCCCTTGCCGGCCGCATACTCACGAAAGATGCGGCGGACGATCTCGGCCTCGTCTTCGACGATCTCGCGCTCGCCGCGGATCGGCTCGCCCCTCGCATCGAGCTGCTTCATCACGCGATAGCCATAGGCATTGCCGCCACCGAGCTTGCCCGCTTCCACCCGGCCGCGGATGCCCCGGTGGGTCTTCAGCGCCAGGTCCTTCAGGAACAGCGCATTCATCGTGCCCTTTAGGCCGACATGCAGTTCGCTGATCTCGCCTTCGGAGAGGGTGATCAGCTGCACCCCGGCAAAGCGCAGGCGCTTATAGACGGCGGCGACATCCTCTTGGTCCCGGCTGATGCGGTCGAGTGCTTCCGACAGCACGATATCGAAGCGGCCGCCCTGCACATCGGCCATGAGCTTCTGGATGCCGGGGCGGATCAGCGAGGCGCCGGAGATGGCGCGGTCGGTGAAGCTCTCGACCACGCTCCAGCCCTGCCGCTCGGCATAATCCCGGCTCTGGCGAAGCTGGTCTTCGATGGAGGCGTCACGCTGGTTATCGGAGGAGTAGCGGGCATAGAGCGCAACGCGTGTCATGGAAGCCTCCTGCGAACCCATCGGTCATGATGATCTGGCCACAGCTGATTCAGGCGTTCAAGGCCCGCCGGACCGCTTCCGGCCCGTCAGTGGTGCCGCCGTCCTATCATCTGCTTCATCCGCCTCGAACATCTCGCGCGCCATGCGCCGGCCGATCAGCCG contains:
- a CDS encoding recombinase family protein codes for the protein MTRVALYARYSSDNQRDASIEDQLRQSRDYAERQGWSVVESFTDRAISGASLIRPGIQKLMADVQGGRFDIVLSEALDRISRDQEDVAAVYKRLRFAGVQLITLSEGEISELHVGLKGTMNALFLKDLALKTHRGIRGRVEAGKLGGGNAYGYRVMKQLDARGEPIRGEREIVEDEAEIVRRIFREYAAGKGPQRIAADLNRKGIPGPTGGRWSDTTIRGNRAVGSGILNCELYIGIIRWNRQRRLKDPATGSRVMRMNPQSSWVRKEVPELRIIDDALWEAVKARQTELGEVYRKNIEGGLKALEQRATANALNATHRPRTMLSGLMFCGCCEQPYVRRGQDRYCCTSHLMGTGCTNSRTVTRDKLEERVVNGLKHRLMAPDKAAEAMRAFAEETNRLNRERRASSESDRQELAQVETAIREIVAVIEQGGFHRALLDRLTVLEAKQAELQESLARAPVDVPDLHPNIAELYRRKVERLSEALDHPEDRYEAIDAIRQLVTRVVLTPGAKRGEVHAVLHGDIVAIADWVLKETERPRKAGHPTHRAHALARVSEPVEARAWPGDPRLAGRSKRY